The Nicotiana tomentosiformis chromosome 2, ASM39032v3, whole genome shotgun sequence genome includes the window atcatctccatcggccgcacctgaccatgaagaaggtatcCCTCCTCCACAATctccagttcatgggaatttggggcaaaattatgctgccccttctgaagatccacaaaggatgAGGAGTGTTACCCTTTCGGTGTCCACCGGGTGCAACTTGCTTTTGAGGCCGGTagagcttgctaactatctgaagcctttggctttagaAAAAGACTGGAGAAGATTTAGACACTCTCAGAGGAGTGTTTGTTaaacaatgctatgcataatgCCGCAGCGATGCGTTTCTTTCTTCCTATGTTATTTGCCCTACTTTTGAATGAATGTATTTTGTGTTTTACCTTTTCTTGTTTTGCAAGTCAATTTTCTTGCTTCTAGGGCCTTCAAAggctgattcgtgagaaggaagaacttacttctgaacgggatcagcttttggcaGAACGGGATCGGACTGTTCTCCGCCTATCAGACCTGGAAACCAGAGCCATCAAGGATGATGTTTTGGaagctcgtttgcagcaaagcgagcaagaagtgataACCCTCAGCCAAGAAGTTGGtccgctgagggttagatttgatgaagccaaggctaaatgggctgaagtccaggatgccattcttgctgcaaccgagcgcgaggctgcctccgctaaaagagtgattaatttggaagcagccttaaactccaaaagtgaagagcttgtTGTTGTGGTGGCGAAGcatgcccagctagaagagaagtacaggaaaactatccaGCATAATAGGCTTTTTAGTTCTACTGTCCGTGAGCTCGACGTCAATCTCAAGTCTGCTAAGTTCGCCGAGGAAAACCTTTCCACCGAAATTACTCAgatcaaagaagaactcaagtgtCGAGTGGCTTCCCTAATTGTTtaaaaaacttattccatgtataaTATGagaagaaaaaccttggaagagtcCAAGACCGGTATCATTGACATTGAtaccgaaattgctaaggcccgagagtttgagttggctgcaaaaaatggactTCCGGTGCAGTGTGACGCTCTAGGTTCTTCTGATTCCAGTTTCGAGTTTTTGGAAACTGAAGAGGGATCGAAAAGCGATGATGCCGATGACCAAGCTAGGGAACACGTTGAGCCATCAGTGGAACCATCTACTACTCCCGGGGATgcagatacttctcttcctcctgattTTGGAGacgctgcagtttagctttttctttctttttttattttgtacCTTTAACATTTTGTTGTGTCTTTGTAAATAAACACatattttttgctcaagtatcgtttgagtcttacttttgtTTGAATGTTTatgcaagtctttaacttttGTACTTGCTCAAGTATTCTGTGCATGTTGTTCTGTTTGCGCTTTATTATGTATAATCTCGGATACTTTTTCTTTGAAGCATTTTGGTTCAGAGAATTATCtcttttacatgagggtttcaataagtatttgcgcaagtttacatTTTGCGTCTTTTTCGTATGCAGCTTTGGGTGTATTTTTTCCCGATGGCATTATGGATTCCGGGCATTGATTCTTgcgaaaccaaccctttaacatgagggtttttataagagagggccctcttatgtttacggtgctcttgaagatgaCGTCTCCTATTCATTACGACACAAAATGATTTAATTTCATTtaattccttttatttttaaaagtacataagcattttgctatgcagaaaaAAATTGCCATGACCTGTGGCTATAAAGAAATTGCCATGACTTGTGGCTCTCTTGTTCAACTTATTTTTACGGGGCTGGCTGCGCAGTCCTCGGTCCCGATGATGTATTCTATTCTGGATTCTCGTTCcccggttgacgtggcattcagtgttgcctGGCATTTAGTGTTGTTGTATCCTTATATCATTTTCcccagtgtttgaatgcgaatttgaacactAGAAGTCTTATATCTTCGAAGATCCCACCAATGAATTTGTATgtaatccttcactcggcaacATATCTTTGTTTCCCCTTAGGAACCCATGCTATCGAGTGAAAGAATACCTAAgagtcctctagtggtttgtgatccattcggtagcaaacttaacttctgGTAGGAATTTTCTATCGAAGCAAAGATTATATAATCGTTCCCGAGTGGAAACTTGTTCATTTGCCTTGTTATGAAAGGTCTTATCActgttgtcttcgtagtatgcttttcgtcgctgcctcgttaaaaagcTTGCCAGAAAATCCCAATTGGAACAAAAATTGAacaaagggaaaaagagtgcagcacatactttccgttTGATTGTTGTTTGTCAgcagtaatatcttttgaggtgagccacgttccagttattgggcaacttgtctccgttttggttctccaactcgtatgatcctttcccagtgatagctgaaacccggtaagggCCTTCCCACATTGGGTCGAACTTGCCCGCGTTGAgttcccgggtgttttgagttaccttcctcaagacaa containing:
- the LOC138904483 gene encoding uncharacterized protein, which gives rise to MRSVTLSVSTGCNLLLRPVELANYLKPLALEKDWRRFRHSQRSGLQRLIREKEELTSERDQLLAERDRTVLRLSDLETRAIKDDVLEARLQQSEQEVITLSQEVGPLRVRFDEAKAKWAEVQDAILAATEREAASAKRVINLEAALNSKSEELVVVVAKHAQLEEKYRKTIQHNRLFSSTVRELDVNLKSAKFAEENLSTEITQIKEELKCRVASLIV